The Burkholderia ambifaria AMMD genome has a segment encoding these proteins:
- a CDS encoding Nramp family divalent metal transporter, which translates to MIPVTSKSSSGFALPDLSTDRAHRAVPAEGAARAALEGRRTGIAALLPFVGPAVIASIGYMDPGNFATNIQAGAAYGYRLLWVVLAANAIAMLFQAMSAKLGIVTGRNLAELCREHFPAPIVWGMWIASEIAAMATDLAEFLGGALAFALLCHLPLFAGMIATALATCAILALEKRGFRPLEAAIAALVGVIGACYLGELMIAPQDWHAAAFHLVVPQIPDRAALTIAVGIIGATIMPHTLYLHSGLTQDRIAPRDDTERRRLMRFSNREVVVALGLAGFVNLAMVMMAASAFHASAPGMADIGDAYHTLIPVLGPAAGVLFLVALLTSGVSSSVVGTMAGQVVMQGFMRRRLSVWMRRAVTIAPAFAVVACGCDVTRAMVASQVVLSFVLPMPMIALLILSARNDVMGRYAMRMPLRIVAGTATVVIVGLNAYLVWAAFN; encoded by the coding sequence ATGATTCCCGTCACGAGCAAATCCAGCAGCGGCTTCGCGCTGCCCGATCTGTCCACCGATCGCGCCCATCGCGCCGTTCCCGCAGAGGGCGCGGCACGCGCGGCGCTGGAAGGGCGTCGCACCGGCATCGCCGCGCTGTTGCCGTTCGTCGGCCCGGCCGTGATCGCATCGATCGGCTATATGGACCCCGGCAACTTCGCGACCAACATCCAGGCCGGCGCCGCGTACGGCTACCGGCTGCTGTGGGTCGTGCTCGCCGCGAACGCGATCGCGATGCTGTTCCAGGCGATGTCGGCGAAGCTCGGCATCGTGACCGGTCGCAATCTCGCGGAGCTGTGCCGCGAACATTTTCCCGCGCCGATCGTGTGGGGCATGTGGATCGCGTCGGAGATCGCCGCGATGGCGACCGATCTGGCCGAATTCCTCGGCGGCGCGCTCGCGTTCGCGCTGCTGTGCCACCTGCCGCTGTTCGCGGGGATGATCGCGACGGCGCTCGCGACCTGCGCGATCCTCGCGCTCGAGAAGCGCGGCTTCCGGCCGCTGGAAGCCGCGATCGCGGCGTTGGTCGGCGTGATCGGCGCCTGCTATCTCGGCGAGCTGATGATCGCGCCGCAGGACTGGCACGCGGCCGCGTTCCATCTGGTCGTCCCGCAGATTCCCGATCGTGCGGCGCTGACGATCGCGGTCGGGATCATCGGCGCGACGATCATGCCGCATACGCTGTATCTGCATTCGGGCCTCACGCAGGATCGCATCGCGCCGCGCGACGATACGGAGCGGCGCCGGCTCATGCGCTTCTCGAACCGCGAGGTCGTCGTCGCGCTCGGCCTGGCCGGGTTCGTGAATCTCGCGATGGTGATGATGGCGGCGTCGGCGTTCCACGCCAGCGCGCCGGGCATGGCCGATATCGGCGACGCTTATCACACGCTGATCCCCGTGCTCGGGCCGGCGGCCGGCGTGCTGTTTCTCGTCGCGCTGCTGACGTCGGGGGTGTCGAGCTCGGTGGTCGGCACGATGGCCGGGCAGGTCGTGATGCAGGGCTTCATGCGGCGCCGCCTGTCGGTCTGGATGCGGCGCGCGGTGACGATCGCGCCCGCGTTCGCGGTGGTCGCGTGCGGCTGCGACGTCACACGTGCGATGGTCGCGAGCCAGGTGGTGCTGAGCTTCGTGCTGCCGATGCCGATGATCGCGCTGCTGATCCTGTCGGCGCGCAACGATGTGATGGGGCGCTATGCGATGCGGATGCCGTTGCGGATCGTCGCGGGCACGGCCACGGTCGTGATCGTCGGGCTGAACGCGTATCTGGTGTGGGCGGCGTTCAACTGA
- a CDS encoding ABC transporter permease produces the protein MSTPASSLEALRTLPARRPAVRWALRVLRWALTLAVTFAGLLALTFVIGRKVPIDPVLAILGDRASAEAYAAERIALGLDKPLVTQFLIYARDVLHGNLGMSLLTSNPVLDDIRRVFPATLELATIATLIGIALGVPLGVAAAVKHNRPIDHIARFVGLIGNSVPVFWLGLMGLLLFYARLHWVGGPGRLDPVYDGMVDPRTGSLLLDSALAGEWDVFRNAVSHIALPAAILGYYSVAYLSRMTRSFMLDQLSQEYIVTARAKGLSERRVIWRHAFGNIAVPLLTVIALTYSNLLEGSVLTEIVFAWPGLGSYLTGALLNADMNAVLGATLVIGVMFITVNLLTDALYRVFDPRAR, from the coding sequence ATGTCGACTCCCGCCTCCTCCCTCGAAGCACTGCGCACGCTGCCCGCGCGGCGCCCGGCCGTTCGCTGGGCACTGCGCGTGCTGCGCTGGGCGCTCACGCTCGCCGTCACGTTCGCGGGCCTGCTCGCGCTAACGTTCGTGATCGGCCGCAAGGTGCCGATCGATCCCGTGCTCGCGATCCTCGGCGATCGCGCGTCGGCCGAGGCGTACGCGGCCGAGCGCATCGCGCTCGGTCTCGACAAGCCGCTCGTCACGCAATTCCTGATCTACGCGCGCGACGTGCTGCACGGCAATCTCGGCATGTCGCTGCTGACGTCGAACCCGGTGCTCGACGACATCAGGCGCGTCTTCCCCGCCACGCTCGAACTCGCGACGATCGCGACCCTGATCGGCATCGCGCTCGGCGTGCCGCTCGGCGTCGCGGCCGCGGTGAAGCACAACCGGCCGATCGACCACATCGCGCGCTTCGTCGGCCTGATCGGCAATTCGGTGCCGGTGTTCTGGCTCGGGCTGATGGGGCTGCTGCTGTTCTATGCGCGGCTGCACTGGGTCGGCGGCCCCGGCCGGCTCGATCCCGTGTACGACGGCATGGTCGACCCGCGCACCGGCAGCCTGCTGCTCGACTCGGCGCTCGCGGGCGAGTGGGACGTGTTCCGCAACGCGGTGTCGCACATCGCGCTGCCAGCCGCGATCCTCGGCTACTACTCGGTCGCGTACCTGAGCCGGATGACGCGCTCGTTCATGCTCGACCAGCTGAGCCAGGAATACATCGTCACCGCGCGCGCGAAGGGCCTGTCCGAGCGCCGCGTGATCTGGCGGCATGCGTTCGGCAACATCGCGGTGCCGCTGCTCACCGTGATCGCGCTCACGTACAGCAACCTGCTCGAAGGCTCGGTGCTGACCGAGATCGTGTTCGCGTGGCCGGGGCTCGGCTCGTACCTGACGGGCGCGCTGCTGAACGCCGACATGAACGCGGTGCTCGGCGCGACGCTCGTGATCGGCGTGATGTTCATCACCGTCAACCTGCTGACCGACGCGCTGTATCGCGTGTTCGATCCGCGTGCGCGCTGA
- the sapR gene encoding sap1 transcriptional regulator SapR, producing MTCAFARTVESRFAELTPTAKRIASYMLANLDRLGLETADQIAQQTGTSGISVGRFLRSVGYRNLDDLKRELRGGADRPWMITDRLDEYRRTNGTNGTAGTQAAAIHSDDRALASSLDRELDAIRHVYRLAEEPVFAQVADRIAHADAVFILGIQSTRGISNAFSSYLEYLRPRVFYSDGQSGSYVDSLNSEFERPYCIVTDVRAYSRSARRYCQAAAERGQPFALVTDLYCPWAREWPADLLQVKTDVGQFWDSLAPLTCLFNLLITAVVDRLGPAIDRRVARNRELQHTFDQFES from the coding sequence ATGACTTGCGCCTTCGCCCGTACCGTCGAATCCCGCTTTGCCGAGCTGACGCCGACGGCGAAGCGCATCGCGAGCTACATGCTCGCGAACCTCGACCGGCTGGGGCTCGAGACGGCCGACCAGATCGCGCAGCAGACCGGCACCAGCGGTATCTCGGTCGGGCGCTTCCTGCGCAGCGTCGGCTACCGCAACCTCGACGACCTGAAACGCGAGCTGCGCGGCGGCGCCGACCGGCCGTGGATGATCACCGACCGCCTCGACGAATACCGCCGCACAAACGGCACCAACGGCACCGCCGGCACCCAAGCGGCCGCCATCCACAGCGACGACCGCGCGCTCGCGTCGTCGCTCGATCGCGAACTCGACGCGATCCGCCACGTGTACCGGCTCGCCGAGGAACCGGTGTTCGCGCAGGTCGCGGACCGGATCGCGCACGCCGACGCCGTGTTCATCCTCGGCATCCAGTCGACCCGCGGCATCAGCAATGCGTTCAGCAGCTATCTCGAGTACTTGCGCCCGCGCGTGTTCTATTCGGACGGTCAGTCGGGCTCGTACGTCGACTCGCTGAATTCCGAATTCGAGCGGCCGTATTGCATCGTCACCGACGTGCGCGCCTATTCGCGCAGCGCGCGCCGCTATTGCCAGGCGGCCGCCGAGCGCGGCCAGCCGTTCGCGCTGGTCACCGATCTCTATTGCCCGTGGGCGCGCGAATGGCCGGCCGACCTGCTGCAGGTAAAGACTGACGTCGGCCAGTTCTGGGATTCGCTCGCGCCGCTCACCTGCCTGTTCAACCTGCTGATCACTGCCGTGGTCGATCGCCTCGGTCCCGCGATCGACCGGCGCGTCGCGCGCAACCGCGAACTGCAGCACACGTTCGACCAATTCGAATCCTGA
- a CDS encoding ABC transporter ATP-binding protein encodes MPLNSTAAAAPLCEIDGLKIGFRGHDGVVSDAVRDLSLTLAPGERLGIVGESGSGKSLTGRALLGLLPDAARWSARTMRFAGHDLLAMSAGERRRLCGSQMGMILQDPKYSLNPVMTVAKQMGEAFRRHEPKLRGRALRERIVDALAAVQIRDPARVADAYPHELSGGMGQRVMIAMMVSTGPRLLIADEPTSALDVAVSMQVLAVLDAMIARHGTGLMFISHDLPLVMSFCDRVAVMYAGRVVETCAARDLRDATHPYTRGLLAANPPLANPPDELPVLRRDPAWLNAASSAPSSNQSREAAR; translated from the coding sequence ATGCCACTGAATTCCACCGCCGCCGCCGCGCCGCTCTGCGAGATCGACGGCCTGAAGATCGGGTTTCGCGGGCACGACGGCGTCGTGTCCGACGCGGTACGCGACCTGTCGCTGACGCTCGCGCCGGGCGAACGGCTCGGCATCGTCGGCGAGTCGGGCTCCGGCAAATCGCTGACGGGCCGCGCGCTGCTCGGCCTGCTGCCCGACGCCGCACGCTGGTCGGCCCGCACGATGCGCTTCGCGGGCCACGACCTGCTCGCGATGTCGGCCGGCGAGCGCCGGCGCCTGTGCGGCAGCCAGATGGGGATGATCCTGCAGGATCCGAAGTATTCGCTGAACCCGGTGATGACCGTCGCGAAGCAGATGGGCGAGGCGTTCCGGCGGCACGAGCCGAAGTTGCGCGGCCGCGCGCTGCGCGAGCGGATCGTCGATGCGCTCGCGGCCGTGCAGATTCGCGATCCGGCGCGCGTGGCCGATGCGTATCCGCACGAGCTGTCGGGCGGCATGGGCCAGCGCGTGATGATCGCGATGATGGTGTCGACCGGCCCGCGCCTGCTGATCGCCGACGAACCGACCTCCGCGCTCGACGTCGCGGTGTCGATGCAGGTGCTCGCGGTGCTCGACGCGATGATCGCGCGGCACGGCACGGGCCTGATGTTCATCAGCCACGACCTGCCGCTCGTGATGTCGTTCTGCGATCGCGTCGCGGTGATGTATGCGGGCCGCGTCGTCGAAACCTGCGCCGCGCGCGACCTGCGCGATGCGACGCATCCGTACACGCGCGGGCTGCTGGCGGCGAATCCGCCGCTCGCGAACCCGCCCGACGAACTGCCGGTGCTGCGTCGCGATCCGGCGTGGCTGAACGCGGCTTCGTCCGCGCCATCTTCGAATCAATCCCGGGAGGCCGCACGATGA
- the ddpX gene encoding D-alanyl-D-alanine dipeptidase, translating to MNPPRLVEITPATHRVEIDLVYATERNLTGKPIYRRAHCLLLEPAEAALRRAVDVAAQAGFTLRIYDAYRPPQAQQVLWDFLPDPNFIADLGRGSNHSRGTALDLTLVGAHGEPLDMGTGFDEMVAASGHFHAGLPEPVQRNRLLLLGVMHAAGFAHIDSEWWHYELPGSHALPPIDNAASGPWRLM from the coding sequence ATGAACCCGCCCCGCCTCGTCGAAATCACGCCCGCCACGCATCGCGTCGAGATCGATCTCGTCTACGCGACCGAGCGCAACCTGACCGGGAAGCCGATCTATCGCCGCGCGCACTGCCTGCTACTCGAACCGGCCGAGGCCGCGCTGCGCCGCGCGGTCGACGTCGCCGCGCAGGCCGGCTTCACGCTGCGCATCTACGACGCATACCGGCCGCCGCAGGCGCAGCAGGTGCTGTGGGATTTCCTGCCCGATCCGAACTTCATCGCCGATCTCGGCCGCGGCTCGAATCACAGCCGCGGCACCGCGCTCGACCTGACGCTCGTCGGCGCGCACGGCGAGCCGCTCGACATGGGCACCGGCTTCGACGAGATGGTGGCCGCATCGGGCCATTTCCACGCGGGGTTGCCCGAGCCAGTGCAACGCAACCGGCTGCTGTTGCTCGGCGTGATGCATGCGGCCGGCTTCGCGCATATCGACAGCGAATGGTGGCACTACGAACTACCCGGATCGCATGCGTTGCCGCCGATCGACAACGCGGCGAGCGGCCCGTGGCGGTTGATGTGA
- a CDS encoding oxalate decarboxylase family bicupin: protein MTNLSRRRMLTSTAGAIAAAGIAVTAKAASFGNPDSPPEGAINARNKQGLTDPGPKNPALANQFPSFQDPPATDINGMPLFWASFNNAHKRIQNGGWAREVTQDDFAISETISGVNMRLTRGGIREMHWHQQAEWAIMLDGRCRITVLDELGRPSVQDVKTGDLWYFPPGLPHSLQGIGTDGAEFMLAFDNGRASEFNTLLLTDWVAHTPPDVLALNFGVPADAFKNIPLDNLWIFQGDEPGPLADAQRASASSAGAPPHPFIFSLGAMKPFKKTRGGEVRIADSTNFNVSQTIAAALVTVHPGGMRELHWHPNADEWQYYLQGEARMTVFDTGPKAQTADFRAGDVGYVKKSLGHYVQNTGNTDLVFLEIFKTDRYAEVSLSDWLAHTPPKLVEAHLNIAPDVLARFPRNRPDVMPL from the coding sequence ATGACGAATCTTTCTCGACGCAGGATGTTGACGAGTACGGCCGGCGCGATTGCCGCCGCGGGCATTGCGGTAACGGCCAAGGCGGCTTCGTTCGGCAATCCGGACAGCCCGCCGGAAGGGGCGATCAACGCGCGCAACAAGCAGGGATTGACCGACCCGGGGCCGAAGAATCCCGCATTGGCGAATCAATTCCCGTCTTTCCAGGATCCGCCGGCCACCGATATCAACGGCATGCCGTTATTCTGGGCGTCATTCAATAACGCGCATAAACGCATTCAAAACGGCGGATGGGCACGCGAAGTCACGCAGGACGATTTCGCGATTTCGGAAACCATTTCCGGCGTGAACATGCGGTTGACGCGCGGCGGCATTCGCGAGATGCACTGGCACCAGCAGGCCGAATGGGCAATCATGCTCGACGGCCGCTGCCGGATCACCGTGCTCGACGAACTGGGACGCCCGTCGGTGCAGGACGTGAAAACCGGCGATCTCTGGTATTTCCCGCCCGGCCTGCCGCACTCGCTGCAAGGAATCGGCACCGACGGCGCCGAATTCATGCTCGCCTTCGACAACGGCCGCGCGTCCGAATTCAACACGCTGCTGCTGACCGACTGGGTAGCGCACACGCCGCCGGACGTGCTCGCGCTCAACTTCGGCGTGCCGGCCGACGCGTTCAAGAACATTCCGCTCGACAACCTGTGGATCTTTCAGGGCGACGAGCCGGGGCCGCTCGCGGACGCCCAGCGTGCGTCCGCGTCTTCGGCCGGTGCGCCGCCGCACCCGTTCATCTTCTCGCTCGGCGCGATGAAGCCGTTCAAGAAGACGCGCGGCGGCGAGGTGCGAATTGCCGACAGCACGAACTTCAACGTATCGCAAACGATTGCGGCGGCGCTCGTCACCGTGCATCCGGGCGGCATGCGCGAGCTGCACTGGCATCCGAATGCCGACGAATGGCAGTACTACCTGCAGGGCGAAGCGCGGATGACCGTGTTCGACACGGGGCCGAAGGCGCAGACGGCAGACTTCCGCGCGGGCGACGTCGGTTACGTGAAAAAGAGCCTCGGACACTACGTGCAGAACACCGGCAACACCGATCTCGTGTTCCTCGAAATCTTCAAGACCGACCGCTATGCGGAGGTGTCGCTGTCCGACTGGCTCGCGCACACGCCGCCGAAGCTCGTCGAGGCACACCTGAATATCGCGCCTGACGTGCTTGCGCGGTTTCCGCGCAATCGTCCGGATGTCATGCCGCTGTAA
- the nikC gene encoding nickel transporter permease produces MNAERLTLRAWLLSDAPASRSQAAFGLAYRRWRRFAGNPLNLFGLAILVVLIVVAIVGPLIMPHDPLRQVLSDRLLPPGSASHWLGTDQLGRDILSRLIGGSRLTLGIALLVVVIVVPIGLMIGTTAGYCGGFTDSVLMRITDIALAFPKIVLALAFAAALGPGVINAVVAISITAWPAYARLARAETIRIAQADYIHAARLQGASGPRILLRYIVPLCMSSVIVRATLDMAGIILTVAGLGFLGLGAQPPSPEWGFMVASGRNVLLDAWWVATLPGAAILLVSLAFNLLGDGLRDVFDPRHGA; encoded by the coding sequence ATGAATGCCGAGCGTCTCACGCTGCGCGCGTGGCTTCTCTCCGATGCGCCCGCGTCGCGCTCGCAGGCCGCGTTCGGCCTCGCGTACCGCCGCTGGCGCCGCTTCGCGGGCAATCCGCTCAACCTGTTCGGACTCGCGATCCTGGTCGTGCTGATCGTCGTTGCGATCGTCGGCCCGCTGATCATGCCGCACGATCCGCTGCGCCAGGTACTGTCCGACCGCCTGCTGCCGCCCGGCTCGGCATCGCACTGGCTCGGCACCGACCAGCTCGGCCGCGACATCCTCTCGCGGCTGATCGGCGGCTCGCGCCTCACGCTCGGCATCGCGCTGCTCGTCGTCGTGATCGTCGTGCCGATCGGCCTGATGATCGGCACGACGGCCGGCTATTGCGGCGGCTTCACCGACAGCGTGCTGATGCGCATCACCGACATCGCGCTCGCGTTCCCGAAGATCGTGCTCGCGCTCGCGTTCGCGGCCGCGCTCGGGCCGGGCGTGATCAACGCGGTCGTCGCGATCTCGATCACCGCGTGGCCCGCGTATGCGCGGCTCGCGCGCGCGGAAACGATCCGCATCGCGCAGGCCGACTACATCCATGCGGCGCGGCTGCAAGGCGCATCGGGTCCGCGGATCCTGCTGCGCTACATCGTGCCGCTGTGCATGTCGTCGGTGATCGTGCGCGCGACGCTCGACATGGCCGGCATCATCCTGACCGTCGCGGGCTTGGGCTTCCTCGGCCTCGGCGCGCAGCCGCCGAGCCCCGAATGGGGTTTCATGGTCGCGTCGGGCCGCAACGTGCTGCTCGACGCATGGTGGGTCGCGACGCTGCCCGGCGCGGCAATCCTGCTCGTCAGCCTCGCGTTCAACCTGCTCGGCGACGGGCTGCGCGACGTCTTCGATCCGCGTCATGGAGCGTGA
- a CDS encoding ABC transporter substrate-binding protein, translated as MKHLLSRLFVSAALVALVPALPAQAATPPGIFVVATQLGEFTTLDPSEIYELVPSEYVANTYERLVRVDLKDPTRFDGQIAQSWTVGADGVTYTFKLRPGLTFHSGNPVTADDVAWSLQRTIQLDKGPAGVLADLGLTKANVMQKVRAIDPQTFVLETDRKYAPSFVLNVLSACPASVLDKKLLMSHQQGNDFGSGWLKTNDAGSGPYQLVKWSPNESIVLQRFDKYRAPYAMKRVVLRHVPEASAQRLLLENGDVDAARNLSPDSLAALTKAGKIKVASWPVSALLYLSLNTKNANLAKPDVQQAMKWLVDYDGIQRNIVSTTYKVHETFLPEGFLGTLNSNPYKLDVAKAKALLAKAGLPNGFDVTMDMPNDYPYIEIAQALQANFAQAGIRVKLIPGDAKQAIGKYRARQHDIFIGEWSPDYMDPNSNARGFAWNPDNSDQSKTKMLAWRNSWDIPQLTKDTEAALVEPSSAKRAQRYEALQKSVLANSPFIIMFEKVVQVATRPGTTGPEIGPINDLVSYRTLKK; from the coding sequence ATGAAGCATCTGCTGTCCCGGCTGTTCGTCAGCGCCGCGCTCGTCGCGCTTGTTCCGGCGCTGCCGGCGCAGGCCGCGACGCCGCCCGGCATCTTCGTCGTCGCCACCCAGCTCGGCGAATTCACGACCCTCGACCCGAGCGAAATCTACGAGCTCGTGCCGTCCGAGTACGTCGCGAACACCTACGAACGGCTCGTGCGGGTCGACCTGAAGGACCCGACGCGCTTCGACGGGCAGATCGCACAATCGTGGACGGTCGGTGCCGACGGCGTCACCTACACGTTCAAGCTGCGCCCAGGCCTTACCTTCCATTCGGGCAACCCGGTCACCGCCGACGACGTCGCGTGGTCGCTGCAGCGCACCATCCAGCTCGACAAGGGCCCGGCCGGCGTGCTCGCCGATCTCGGTCTCACGAAGGCGAACGTGATGCAGAAGGTGCGCGCGATCGATCCGCAGACCTTCGTGCTCGAAACCGACCGCAAGTACGCGCCGAGCTTCGTGCTTAACGTGCTGAGCGCGTGCCCGGCGTCGGTGCTCGACAAGAAGCTGCTGATGTCGCACCAGCAGGGCAACGATTTCGGCAGCGGCTGGCTGAAGACCAACGACGCGGGCTCGGGCCCGTACCAGCTCGTCAAGTGGTCGCCGAACGAGAGCATCGTGCTGCAGCGTTTCGACAAGTACCGCGCGCCGTACGCGATGAAACGCGTCGTGCTGCGCCACGTGCCCGAGGCGTCCGCGCAGCGGCTGCTGCTCGAGAACGGCGACGTCGACGCGGCGCGCAACCTGAGCCCCGACAGCCTCGCCGCGCTGACCAAGGCCGGCAAGATCAAGGTCGCGTCGTGGCCCGTGTCCGCGCTGCTGTACCTGAGCCTGAACACGAAGAACGCGAATCTCGCGAAGCCGGACGTGCAGCAGGCGATGAAGTGGCTCGTCGATTACGACGGCATCCAGCGCAACATCGTCAGCACAACCTACAAGGTGCACGAGACTTTCCTGCCCGAAGGTTTCCTCGGCACGCTGAATTCGAACCCGTACAAGCTCGACGTCGCGAAGGCGAAAGCGCTGCTCGCGAAGGCCGGCTTGCCGAACGGCTTCGACGTGACGATGGACATGCCGAACGATTATCCGTACATCGAGATCGCGCAGGCGCTGCAGGCGAACTTCGCGCAGGCCGGCATTCGCGTGAAGCTGATCCCGGGCGATGCGAAGCAGGCGATCGGCAAGTACCGCGCGCGCCAGCACGACATCTTCATCGGCGAATGGTCGCCCGACTACATGGACCCGAACAGCAACGCGCGCGGGTTCGCATGGAATCCTGACAATTCCGATCAGTCGAAGACGAAGATGCTCGCATGGCGCAACAGCTGGGACATCCCGCAGCTGACGAAGGATACCGAGGCCGCGCTCGTCGAGCCGTCGTCCGCGAAGCGCGCGCAGCGCTACGAGGCGCTGCAGAAGTCCGTGCTCGCGAACTCGCCGTTCATCATCATGTTCGAGAAGGTCGTGCAGGTCGCCACGCGCCCCGGCACGACCGGGCCTGAGATCGGGCCGATCAACGATCTGGTGTCCTACCGGACGTTGAAAAAATAG
- a CDS encoding ABC transporter substrate-binding protein translates to MKLPTSRLVAALAAASVLATVPLRAAHAETPKDMFVMATLLDEFTTLDPGEIYELVPEEYVANTYDRLVRVDLRDPSKFNGDVAQSWTVSADGLTYTFKLRSGLKFHSGNPLTADDVAWSIQRAVLLDKGPAAVLTGIGLTKANVAANVKKLDDQTVSITTDHKYAPTFVLNVLGSWPASVVDKKLLLSHQQGNDFGNAWLKTNEAGSGAYKLVKWSAGDSIVLQRFDGYRLPLAMKRIVLRHVPEAASQRLLLENGDVDAARDLSPDDLAAVVKSGKAKVAASPQATLLYLGLNTKNPTLAKPDVQEALKWLVDYSGIQANVVKTTYKVHQTFLPEGFLGTLKANPYKLDVAKAKALLAKAGVPNGFSVTMDVRNDYPYTEIAQAVQANFAQAGVKVQLIPGDNKQTLAKYRARQHDIYIGEWSADYIDPHSNAQGFAWNPDNSDKSSYKMLAWRNSWDIPQFTKETDAALAEPTAAQRAQRYQAMQKEMLARSPFVIMFEKVAQVATRPGVSGLEVGPINDLVSYRNLKKP, encoded by the coding sequence ATGAAACTCCCGACCTCCCGGCTCGTCGCGGCACTGGCCGCCGCGTCCGTTCTCGCCACCGTTCCGCTTCGCGCCGCGCACGCGGAAACGCCGAAGGACATGTTCGTGATGGCCACGCTGCTCGACGAATTCACGACGCTCGATCCCGGCGAGATCTACGAGCTGGTGCCGGAGGAATACGTCGCGAATACCTACGACCGGCTCGTGCGCGTCGACCTGCGCGATCCGTCGAAATTCAACGGCGATGTCGCGCAGTCGTGGACGGTGAGCGCCGACGGGCTGACCTATACGTTCAAGCTGCGCTCGGGGCTCAAGTTCCATTCGGGCAACCCGCTGACGGCCGACGACGTCGCGTGGTCGATCCAGCGCGCGGTGCTGCTCGACAAGGGCCCGGCCGCCGTGCTGACGGGCATCGGCCTCACGAAGGCGAACGTCGCGGCGAACGTGAAGAAGCTCGACGACCAGACGGTGTCGATCACGACCGACCACAAATACGCGCCGACCTTCGTGCTGAACGTGCTCGGCTCGTGGCCCGCGTCGGTGGTCGACAAGAAGCTGCTGCTGTCGCACCAGCAGGGCAACGACTTCGGCAACGCCTGGCTGAAGACCAACGAGGCCGGCTCCGGCGCCTACAAGCTGGTCAAGTGGAGCGCCGGCGACAGCATCGTGCTGCAGCGCTTCGACGGCTACCGGCTGCCGCTCGCGATGAAGCGCATCGTGCTGCGCCATGTGCCTGAAGCGGCGAGCCAGCGCCTGCTGCTGGAAAACGGTGATGTGGACGCGGCACGCGACCTGAGCCCGGACGATCTCGCGGCGGTCGTGAAATCCGGCAAGGCGAAGGTCGCGGCATCGCCGCAGGCGACGCTGCTGTATCTCGGCCTGAACACGAAGAACCCGACGCTCGCGAAGCCCGACGTGCAGGAAGCGCTGAAGTGGCTGGTCGACTATTCCGGTATCCAGGCCAACGTCGTGAAGACGACCTACAAGGTGCATCAGACCTTCCTGCCCGAAGGCTTCCTCGGCACGCTGAAGGCGAACCCGTACAAGCTCGACGTCGCGAAGGCGAAGGCGCTGCTCGCGAAGGCCGGCGTGCCGAACGGCTTCTCGGTGACGATGGATGTGCGCAACGACTATCCGTACACGGAGATCGCGCAGGCCGTGCAGGCGAATTTCGCGCAGGCGGGCGTCAAGGTGCAGCTGATCCCCGGCGACAACAAGCAGACGCTCGCGAAATACCGCGCGCGCCAGCACGACATCTACATCGGCGAATGGTCGGCCGACTACATCGATCCGCACAGCAACGCGCAGGGTTTTGCATGGAACCCCGACAACTCCGACAAGTCGAGCTATAAAATGCTCGCCTGGCGCAACAGCTGGGACATTCCGCAATTCACGAAGGAGACCGACGCCGCCCTCGCCGAGCCGACCGCCGCGCAACGCGCGCAACGGTATCAGGCGATGCAGAAGGAGATGCTCGCGCGCTCGCCGTTCGTGATCATGTTCGAGAAAGTCGCGCAGGTCGCGACGCGGCCCGGCGTGAGCGGGCTCGAAGTCGGACCGATCAACGATCTCGTGTCGTACCGTAACCTGAAGAAGCCTTAA